A portion of the Rhodococcus pseudokoreensis genome contains these proteins:
- a CDS encoding DUF692 domain-containing protein, which produces MTTLIEPGLGIGWRPEICGIINRLDGLRFCEVIAESLPARRRRVDVPDELRSLGVPVVPHGISLSLGGAEPVEQRRIDHLARCADALGAPLVSEHVAFVRAGGLEAGHLLPVPRSAEALDVLVRNVRRTQECLPVPLAVENIAALFDWPDDEYTEGKFLAELVERTGVHLLLDVANVYANARNRGRDAAEELRRLPLERVAYCHVAGGSERDGAYHDTHTDPVPVEVLDLVRQWATGGAPAIMLERDGNYPPASELFGELDAIADAAGFERITRGAEWSWP; this is translated from the coding sequence ATGACCACACTGATCGAGCCGGGCCTCGGCATCGGCTGGCGGCCGGAGATCTGCGGGATCATCAACCGACTCGACGGCCTGCGGTTCTGCGAGGTGATCGCCGAATCGCTGCCCGCCCGCCGACGCCGGGTCGACGTTCCCGACGAACTGCGGTCGCTGGGGGTTCCCGTCGTCCCGCACGGCATTTCACTCTCGCTGGGTGGTGCCGAGCCCGTCGAGCAGCGCCGGATCGACCACCTCGCGCGGTGCGCCGACGCGCTCGGTGCGCCACTCGTCAGCGAGCACGTCGCGTTCGTGCGCGCGGGTGGCCTCGAGGCCGGACACCTGCTGCCGGTGCCGCGCTCTGCAGAGGCCCTGGACGTGTTGGTGCGCAACGTCCGGCGCACGCAGGAGTGTCTGCCGGTGCCCCTGGCCGTCGAGAACATCGCGGCCCTGTTCGATTGGCCGGACGACGAGTACACCGAGGGCAAGTTCCTGGCCGAACTGGTCGAACGCACCGGGGTCCACCTGCTGCTGGACGTCGCGAACGTCTACGCGAACGCCCGCAACCGCGGCCGCGACGCCGCCGAGGAACTCCGTCGACTGCCCCTCGAACGCGTGGCGTACTGCCACGTCGCCGGTGGGTCCGAACGGGACGGCGCGTACCACGACACCCACACCGACCCGGTGCCCGTCGAGGTGCTGGACCTGGTCCGGCAGTGGGCAACCGGGGGCGCGCCCGCGATCATGCTCGAGCGCGACGGCAATTACCCGCCCGCCTCGGAATTGTTCGGCGAACTGGATGCGATAGCGGACGCGGCCGGCTTCGAGCGGATCACCCGGGGCGCCGAATGGAGCTGGCCGTGA
- a CDS encoding TIGR03364 family FAD-dependent oxidoreductase: protein MTHQRRYDVVVVGAGILGLAHAYHALDRGLSVAVIDHADRVAGASVQNFGHVCITAQSGVARDYALAGREHWLDLSRKAGFWISESGTYCVARHDDEMAVMTKFSDRRGPAEVELLPRDRILAALPVSGSRVVGGMYLSGDLQVDPREAAPAVARWLEASGVDFFWRTAATGFDPGVVRTSRGELRAGTVFVTVNHDIDRLFPEQAERRGLLRCRLHMLRARMPLTAPLPGPLFTGWSLVRYRGFADLPATAALAVRLRDEHPDYADLDLHQMYTPQPDGSILLGDTHIRDVSAEPFQSEQGFEVLIREAAALFGIPDVTVIERWQGVYGSAPDFEFLIEEPIDGVHIVTVTTGIGMTTGMGLAKDRIDHVFGRESVPAN from the coding sequence ATGACACATCAACGACGCTACGACGTGGTGGTGGTCGGTGCCGGAATCCTCGGTCTCGCGCACGCCTACCACGCGCTCGATCGCGGACTGTCGGTGGCGGTGATCGATCATGCCGACCGCGTCGCGGGCGCATCCGTTCAGAACTTCGGCCACGTCTGCATCACCGCCCAGTCGGGTGTCGCCCGCGACTACGCGCTGGCCGGCCGGGAGCACTGGCTCGATCTGTCACGCAAGGCGGGGTTCTGGATCTCCGAGTCCGGAACCTATTGTGTGGCACGGCACGACGACGAAATGGCCGTCATGACCAAGTTCTCGGACAGGCGCGGACCGGCCGAGGTGGAACTGCTGCCGCGCGACCGGATCCTCGCCGCGCTCCCCGTCTCCGGCAGTCGCGTCGTCGGCGGCATGTACCTGTCCGGCGACCTCCAGGTGGACCCGAGGGAAGCGGCGCCCGCCGTCGCACGCTGGCTCGAGGCGTCTGGCGTCGACTTCTTCTGGCGCACCGCCGCAACCGGATTCGATCCCGGAGTGGTCCGCACCTCACGGGGTGAACTCCGCGCGGGGACGGTGTTCGTCACCGTCAACCACGACATCGACCGACTGTTCCCGGAGCAGGCCGAGCGCCGGGGGCTCCTGCGGTGCCGACTGCACATGCTGCGCGCGAGGATGCCGCTGACCGCACCGTTGCCCGGACCGCTGTTCACCGGATGGTCGCTCGTGCGGTACCGCGGTTTCGCGGATCTGCCCGCGACGGCGGCACTCGCGGTGCGGTTGCGCGACGAACACCCCGACTACGCCGACCTCGACCTCCACCAGATGTACACCCCGCAGCCCGACGGCTCGATCCTGCTGGGCGACACCCACATCCGTGATGTCTCGGCGGAGCCGTTCCAGTCGGAGCAGGGGTTCGAGGTACTGATCCGCGAAGCCGCCGCCCTGTTCGGCATCCCGGACGTCACCGTCATCGAGCGCTGGCAGGGCGTGTACGGCTCGGCCCCCGATTTCGAGTTCCTGATCGAGGAGCCCATCGACGGGGTGCACATCGTCACCGTCACCACCGGCATCGGCATGACGACCGGCATGGGTCTGGCGAAGGACCGGATCGACCACGTCTTCGGTCGCGAGTCCGTACCAGCGAACTAG
- a CDS encoding acyl-CoA dehydrogenase family protein, with product MEFAYSPRLADLKERARALTDTIMQFEDECERNNGISDESHATIKAAVLASGLQAINTPVEYGGAGLTVLEQAVVQDELGKLTNALWDTVWRPANPLTHATPEQRERYLIPGARGDRRDAVAISEANAGSDFSAASTTATPDGNGGYIINGEKWFVTVGDVADYLIVLANVEPDHAATIFLIDVDTPGVKIKHIPRYTHTFVYEHPEFTFENVRVGADAVLGGIGQGHDLTRDWFTEERLMIGARTIGAAERALTLAVDWARERVQGGEPLINRQLIQGMIADSVVDITTNRALTHQVAWEFDQADPNDADLRKTLHAKAATVKLAASEASNRVVDRAVQIFGGRGYIRDYPVERLWRELRVDRIWEGTSEIQRLVIANEANKRGLENLLSFRYEAGEL from the coding sequence ATGGAATTCGCATACAGCCCCCGCCTCGCCGACCTCAAGGAGCGCGCCCGCGCCCTGACCGACACGATCATGCAGTTCGAGGACGAGTGCGAACGCAACAACGGGATCTCCGACGAATCCCACGCCACCATCAAGGCGGCCGTCCTCGCATCGGGACTGCAGGCGATCAACACCCCCGTCGAATACGGCGGAGCCGGACTGACGGTACTCGAGCAGGCCGTCGTGCAGGACGAACTCGGCAAGCTCACCAATGCGCTGTGGGACACGGTGTGGCGGCCGGCGAACCCGCTGACCCACGCGACCCCCGAACAGCGGGAGCGCTACCTGATCCCCGGTGCCCGCGGCGACCGCCGCGACGCCGTCGCGATCTCCGAGGCCAACGCCGGTTCGGACTTCTCCGCGGCGAGCACCACCGCGACCCCCGACGGCAACGGCGGCTACATCATCAACGGCGAGAAGTGGTTCGTCACGGTCGGTGACGTCGCCGACTACCTCATCGTGCTGGCCAACGTCGAACCCGATCACGCCGCGACGATCTTCCTGATCGACGTCGACACCCCGGGCGTGAAGATCAAGCACATCCCCCGCTACACGCACACGTTCGTCTACGAGCACCCCGAGTTCACGTTCGAGAACGTGCGTGTCGGCGCGGACGCCGTGCTCGGCGGCATCGGGCAGGGCCACGACCTCACCCGCGACTGGTTCACGGAGGAGCGGCTGATGATCGGCGCACGCACGATCGGTGCGGCGGAGCGGGCGCTGACCCTGGCCGTCGACTGGGCACGGGAGCGGGTGCAGGGCGGCGAGCCGCTGATCAACCGTCAGCTGATCCAGGGCATGATCGCCGATTCCGTCGTGGACATCACCACCAACCGGGCGCTCACCCACCAGGTGGCGTGGGAGTTCGACCAGGCCGACCCGAATGATGCCGACCTGCGAAAGACTCTGCACGCCAAGGCCGCGACGGTGAAGCTGGCCGCGTCCGAGGCATCGAACCGGGTGGTGGACCGGGCCGTCCAGATCTTCGGCGGCCGCGGCTACATCCGCGACTACCCCGTCGAGCGGCTGTGGCGCGAACTGCGCGTCGACCGCATCTGGGAGGGCACGTCGGAGATCCAGCGCCTGGTCATCGCGAACGAGGCCAACAAGCGGGGTCTCGAGAACCTGCTGTCCTTCCGCTACGAGGCCGGGGAGTTGTAG
- a CDS encoding phosphonatase-like hydrolase yields the protein MGTHHRDISLVVFDMAGTTVEDSGLVQQSFLAADAHAGLSKTDDDRQRMLEYVSDTMGQSKIVVFRHLSGGNEEQAQAANKEFERCYAQLVDDGRCSPVPGAEELLRSLREQGIKTALTTGFAHETQMSIIRALGWENVADVVLCPGDGVRGRPFPDMPLTALIRAGAPSVQSMVVLGDTTSDITTGLRAGALASVGVLTGAHDAPQLSEAGATHVLDSVADLPGLFDRLRSA from the coding sequence ATGGGAACACATCACCGGGACATCAGTCTCGTCGTCTTCGACATGGCAGGCACCACCGTGGAGGACAGCGGGCTGGTGCAGCAGTCCTTCCTCGCAGCCGACGCACACGCCGGGTTGTCGAAGACGGACGACGACCGGCAGCGGATGCTCGAGTACGTCTCCGACACCATGGGCCAATCCAAGATCGTCGTCTTCCGCCACCTCAGCGGCGGAAACGAGGAGCAGGCGCAGGCGGCGAACAAGGAATTCGAACGCTGCTACGCGCAACTCGTCGACGACGGCCGGTGCAGCCCCGTTCCCGGCGCCGAGGAACTCCTCCGCTCACTCCGAGAGCAGGGCATCAAGACGGCGCTCACCACCGGGTTCGCCCACGAGACGCAGATGTCGATCATCCGCGCGCTCGGCTGGGAGAACGTCGCCGACGTCGTGCTCTGCCCCGGTGACGGCGTCCGCGGCCGCCCCTTCCCTGATATGCCGCTGACCGCGCTGATTCGCGCCGGCGCCCCATCCGTGCAGTCCATGGTGGTGCTCGGCGACACCACGTCGGACATCACCACCGGCCTGCGCGCCGGAGCGCTCGCCTCCGTCGGCGTCCTCACCGGCGCCCACGACGCCCCCCAACTGTCCGAGGCCGGGGCCACCCACGTCCTCGACAGCGTCGCGGACCTGCCCGGTCTGTTCGACCGACTGCGCAGCGCCTGA
- a CDS encoding enoyl-CoA hydratase/isomerase family protein, translating into MLTENTGTVDVRRDGDVAVVTLRREQKRNALSTHMEAALLAALGSPEVKSSRAVVVTGGDSVFSAGADVTELREMTPEAIAEYYRTSGSVYEALAALPQPTVSAITGYCLGGGLELALATDIRVADPAAVFGFPEIGIGILPSSGGVTRITRIAGAGRARDLVLRGRRFDHTDAERWGVVSEIAPPAEHVKQALSIAHELAAYSPLALSITKQVLDVSADAPHHASLLLEQLAYSALNKTTP; encoded by the coding sequence ATGCTGACCGAGAACACCGGAACCGTCGACGTGCGCCGGGACGGCGACGTCGCCGTCGTCACCCTGCGGCGCGAACAGAAGCGGAACGCGCTGTCCACGCACATGGAAGCCGCACTGCTCGCCGCGCTGGGCTCGCCCGAGGTGAAATCCAGTCGGGCCGTGGTCGTCACCGGGGGCGACTCGGTGTTCTCGGCCGGCGCGGACGTCACCGAACTGCGGGAGATGACGCCGGAGGCGATCGCCGAGTACTACCGGACCTCCGGGTCGGTGTACGAGGCGCTCGCGGCGCTCCCGCAACCCACCGTGTCCGCGATCACCGGCTACTGCCTCGGCGGCGGCCTCGAACTGGCCCTCGCCACCGACATCCGGGTCGCCGACCCCGCCGCGGTCTTCGGCTTCCCGGAGATCGGCATCGGAATCCTCCCCAGCTCCGGCGGCGTCACCCGCATCACCCGCATCGCCGGGGCCGGCCGTGCCCGCGACCTCGTGTTGCGCGGTCGGCGCTTCGATCACACGGACGCCGAACGCTGGGGCGTCGTCAGCGAGATCGCCCCTCCGGCAGAGCACGTGAAGCAGGCGCTGAGCATCGCGCACGAACTCGCGGCGTATTCGCCTCTGGCGCTGAGCATCACCAAGCAGGTGCTGGACGTCAGCGCAGACGCCCCGCACCACGCTTCGCTGCTGCTCGAGCAACTCGCCTACTCGGCGCTGAACAAGACAACCCCTTAG
- a CDS encoding CPBP family intramembrane glutamic endopeptidase, translating to MSGASGSSSVPVYEPESPGDRFGPLIERRDDADFPFYDGTPTALSARQWILMWASVAVGFAALVLIPQPGNLVALIPRILFVGIPLAVLAMVTREHWTALFRRVRGRDILTMIGFALLNLAVTFALALVVQALFGVASNKAVDSAGEGGALDTVAFYVGTGIQLVGEEVFTVIPFLALMYFLVTRAKLSRKTAIVLAWLISAVWFGAAHLQTYDWNFAQAFIVIGGARLVLTLAYIRTKNLWVSTGAHIINDWTLFTQAVVAHAALLAL from the coding sequence ATGAGTGGTGCTTCCGGATCCAGTTCCGTTCCCGTCTACGAACCGGAGTCGCCCGGCGACCGCTTCGGACCCCTGATCGAGCGCCGCGACGACGCCGACTTCCCGTTCTACGACGGGACCCCCACCGCGCTCTCGGCGCGGCAGTGGATCCTGATGTGGGCGTCGGTCGCCGTCGGTTTCGCGGCCCTGGTCCTCATCCCGCAACCCGGTAACCTGGTGGCGCTGATTCCGCGGATCCTGTTCGTCGGCATCCCGCTCGCCGTGCTGGCGATGGTGACGCGCGAACATTGGACCGCGCTGTTCCGCAGGGTGCGCGGCCGCGACATCCTCACGATGATCGGGTTCGCGCTGCTGAACCTGGCCGTCACGTTCGCACTGGCGTTGGTCGTGCAGGCCCTGTTCGGGGTGGCGTCCAACAAGGCCGTCGACAGCGCGGGCGAGGGCGGTGCGCTCGACACGGTCGCGTTCTACGTGGGAACCGGAATCCAGTTGGTCGGTGAGGAAGTCTTCACCGTCATCCCGTTCCTCGCACTGATGTACTTCCTGGTCACCAGGGCGAAGCTGTCCCGGAAGACGGCGATCGTCCTGGCCTGGCTGATCAGCGCAGTCTGGTTCGGCGCCGCACATCTGCAGACCTACGACTGGAACTTCGCGCAGGCGTTCATCGTGATCGGCGGGGCCCGGCTGGTGCTCACGCTCGCGTACATCCGCACCAAGAACCTGTGGGTCTCGACGGGCGCGCACATCATCAACGACTGGACGCTGTTCACCCAGGCGGTCGTGGCGCACGCAGCCCTTCTCGCCCTCTAG
- a CDS encoding alpha/beta fold hydrolase, with amino-acid sequence MATSTERSVTVDGFRWQISELGDGPPVILCHGFPGLGYSFRHQMLALAASGYRAIAPDMPGYGGTDVPRDIDDYTNERVSDALIGLLDALGLGRAVFVGHDFGAPVAWTVALRHRERVSGLVLLAVPYMPDRFPLRPSELYASLARKHFLHIHYFQEPGVADRELDGDPRGFLQRLFYALSGDYRYLDIWQHPSEGNGYLDVLPDAPPLPWSWLTEDEFEHYVEVFTRTGFTGGLNWYRAYDANWERAARVRVAQIEVPTLFVAGARDPVLAMSGAQALDRMRDTVPDLRGIHLLDGAGHFVQQERAEEVNELLLSFVAGRAG; translated from the coding sequence ATGGCGACGTCGACGGAGCGATCGGTCACGGTCGACGGATTCCGTTGGCAGATCAGCGAACTGGGTGACGGTCCGCCCGTGATCCTGTGCCACGGGTTCCCGGGCCTCGGCTACAGCTTCCGGCACCAGATGCTGGCCCTCGCGGCGTCCGGGTACCGCGCGATCGCCCCGGACATGCCCGGTTACGGCGGCACCGACGTGCCCCGCGACATCGACGACTACACCAACGAGCGGGTGTCGGACGCACTGATCGGCCTGCTCGACGCCCTCGGACTCGGCCGTGCCGTGTTCGTCGGCCACGACTTCGGCGCTCCGGTGGCCTGGACCGTCGCGCTGCGACACCGCGAACGTGTGTCCGGGCTGGTGCTGCTGGCCGTTCCCTACATGCCCGACCGGTTCCCGCTGCGCCCGTCGGAGCTCTATGCGTCGCTGGCGCGCAAGCACTTCCTGCACATCCACTACTTCCAGGAACCGGGTGTCGCCGACCGCGAACTCGACGGCGACCCCCGCGGCTTCCTCCAGCGGCTGTTCTACGCCTTGTCGGGCGACTACCGCTACCTGGACATCTGGCAGCACCCGTCGGAGGGCAACGGGTACCTGGACGTGCTGCCCGACGCCCCACCCCTGCCGTGGTCGTGGCTGACGGAGGACGAGTTCGAGCACTACGTGGAGGTCTTCACCCGGACGGGATTCACCGGCGGCCTGAACTGGTACCGGGCATACGACGCCAATTGGGAACGCGCCGCGAGAGTCCGGGTTGCCCAGATCGAGGTGCCGACGCTGTTCGTGGCCGGTGCACGCGATCCCGTCCTCGCGATGAGTGGTGCGCAGGCCCTCGACCGGATGCGCGACACCGTTCCCGACCTGCGCGGCATCCACCTCCTCGATGGCGCCGGTCACTTCGTCCAGCAGGAACGGGCCGAAGAGGTGAACGAGTTGCTGCTCAGCTTCGTCGCGGGCCGAGCAGGCTGA
- a CDS encoding MFS transporter — MSSFDVMDRPAKRGFHTKLLIACCGGPFLDGYVMSIIGVALLGVHEQLHPTTAEAGLIGAASLIGIFFGATVFGFLTDRVGREKMYALDLVVLVVACVLSVFVQLPWQLIVLRFVIGAAIGADYPIATSLLTEFTPTKKRGAMVGMSAVAWSAGAVAAYVVGALVVGISGGNDHWRLLLASSAVLGLIVILVRRGIPESPRWLLKNGRVADAEAVVEQIYGEKLDLSTVTVEDTADKPKADIRIYFRGQYLARLIMCSALYLAVVTPLYALLTFLPTILSGFSISGDGSAGLIVETVIIGLIVAGSIPALFLVEKWGRRPIAVIPLALMVIPLAGLWLWADGPLWFIVAAFCAYAFISGGPSILVWIYPNELFPTEFRATAVGIATAVSRFGAATGTYLLPLSMSSLGTGTTMLFGAVLTAVAFVICFFMSPETKGKSLEEVSSVSAAPVTGTSTPRLEKLEEASAPRT; from the coding sequence ATGAGTTCCTTCGACGTGATGGACAGACCCGCCAAACGCGGGTTCCACACCAAGCTCCTGATCGCGTGCTGTGGCGGACCATTCCTGGACGGGTACGTCATGAGCATCATCGGCGTGGCCCTGCTCGGCGTGCACGAGCAGCTACATCCGACGACTGCCGAGGCAGGGTTGATCGGCGCGGCATCGCTGATCGGTATCTTTTTCGGCGCCACCGTGTTCGGATTCCTCACCGACCGGGTGGGCAGGGAGAAGATGTACGCCCTCGACCTGGTGGTGCTGGTCGTCGCGTGCGTGCTGTCGGTGTTCGTCCAGTTGCCGTGGCAGCTGATCGTGCTGCGCTTCGTCATCGGCGCGGCCATCGGTGCGGACTACCCCATCGCCACCTCGCTCCTCACCGAGTTCACCCCCACCAAGAAGCGCGGCGCGATGGTCGGGATGTCCGCCGTCGCATGGTCGGCGGGCGCCGTCGCCGCCTACGTGGTCGGTGCACTCGTCGTCGGCATCTCCGGCGGCAACGACCACTGGCGCCTGCTGCTCGCGTCGAGTGCGGTTCTGGGTCTGATCGTGATCCTCGTGCGGCGCGGAATCCCGGAGTCGCCGCGGTGGCTCCTGAAGAACGGCCGGGTGGCGGACGCCGAGGCCGTGGTCGAGCAGATCTACGGCGAAAAGCTCGATCTGAGCACGGTCACCGTCGAAGACACCGCCGACAAACCGAAGGCGGACATCAGGATCTACTTCCGGGGTCAGTACCTCGCGCGGCTGATCATGTGCAGCGCCCTGTATCTGGCGGTCGTCACCCCGCTCTACGCGCTGCTGACGTTCCTGCCCACGATCCTGTCCGGATTCTCGATCTCCGGCGACGGTTCCGCGGGACTGATCGTGGAGACCGTCATCATCGGACTCATCGTCGCCGGATCCATTCCCGCGCTGTTCCTGGTCGAGAAGTGGGGCAGGCGCCCGATCGCGGTGATTCCGTTGGCGCTGATGGTGATTCCGTTGGCCGGGTTGTGGTTGTGGGCGGACGGGCCGCTCTGGTTCATCGTCGCCGCGTTCTGCGCGTACGCGTTCATCTCCGGCGGTCCGAGCATCCTGGTGTGGATCTACCCCAACGAACTCTTCCCCACCGAGTTCCGGGCCACGGCCGTGGGAATCGCCACCGCCGTCAGCCGGTTCGGCGCCGCGACCGGCACCTACCTGCTGCCGCTGAGCATGTCCTCGCTGGGCACCGGCACCACGATGCTGTTCGGTGCGGTCCTGACGGCGGTCGCGTTCGTGATCTGCTTCTTCATGTCGCCCGAGACCAAGGGCAAGTCGCTGGAAGAGGTGTCGTCCGTGTCCGCGGCGCCGGTGACGGGGACGAGCACTCCGCGGCTGGAGAAGCTGGAGGAGGCGTCCGCGCCGCGAACCTGA
- a CDS encoding nuclear transport factor 2 family protein has protein sequence MAPSAEDIRKTVERYIEAVATGTADDVVALYAEGATVEDPVGTEPRTSVESLREFYGVIEPLKQTGELLTLKIAGNSAAFHFSLVTDLGEQKLEIAPIDVMTFDDDGKITSMRAFWSQEDMITS, from the coding sequence ATGGCACCGTCCGCAGAAGACATCCGCAAGACCGTCGAGAGGTATATCGAGGCGGTGGCCACCGGGACCGCCGACGACGTCGTCGCGCTGTACGCCGAGGGCGCCACCGTGGAGGACCCGGTGGGCACCGAGCCGCGGACCTCGGTGGAATCGCTGCGCGAGTTCTACGGGGTGATCGAACCGCTGAAGCAGACCGGCGAACTCCTGACGCTGAAGATCGCCGGCAACTCGGCGGCGTTCCACTTCTCCCTCGTCACCGACCTCGGTGAGCAGAAGCTCGAGATCGCGCCGATCGACGTCATGACCTTCGACGACGACGGCAAGATCACGTCGATGCGGGCGTTCTGGTCGCAGGAGGACATGATCACCAGCTGA
- a CDS encoding DUF6777 domain-containing protein yields the protein MATDDAGRAARRARRRRVVRAGTRPGRAPRSWLAVLGALTAAVTVACSSGSGGNPDPVDLDRATDQGQLPWTEVLLPPQTPTTVPFGPPGTDLPGEPRAAGIRVVGDRAGLYGGSPDRVLCDRQRLVDDLEGDPARLDAWSSVFQVDDVRNYVRTLTPVLLRADTRVTNHGFDDGHATAFQSVLQAGTIVLIDDHGVPRVRCMRGSPLLSPVVNQDAEVEGDPWPTFQQDRLYVVQPSNLAMTEVAVVDLMTGGLSTVPIGSGPQQPAERPNPVAPVEAQAPVPVVDSPPAVVQQAAPRPAPVPSPEPAPPPPPPPPPPPPPPPAPVAVPPPAPEPPVYNPPPAPVPAPPQQIQVQIPGLPPIVIPIPN from the coding sequence GTGGCCACCGACGACGCCGGGCGGGCTGCACGGCGTGCCCGACGCAGACGAGTCGTTCGTGCCGGTACGCGCCCCGGGCGCGCACCGCGTAGCTGGCTGGCGGTTCTCGGAGCCCTGACCGCGGCGGTGACCGTGGCGTGCTCCTCCGGTTCCGGGGGCAACCCCGACCCGGTCGACCTCGATCGGGCCACCGACCAGGGACAACTTCCGTGGACGGAAGTGCTTCTTCCACCGCAGACGCCGACGACGGTTCCGTTCGGCCCACCCGGAACCGACCTGCCGGGCGAGCCCCGAGCCGCCGGTATCCGGGTGGTCGGCGACCGCGCCGGACTCTACGGCGGAAGCCCCGACCGCGTGCTCTGCGACCGGCAGCGTCTCGTCGACGACCTCGAGGGGGATCCGGCGAGGTTGGACGCCTGGTCGAGTGTGTTCCAGGTCGACGACGTGCGCAATTACGTCCGGACCCTCACCCCCGTCCTGCTCCGCGCGGACACCCGCGTCACCAATCACGGCTTCGACGACGGCCACGCGACGGCATTCCAGTCGGTGCTCCAGGCCGGGACCATCGTGCTGATCGACGACCACGGCGTTCCCCGTGTCCGGTGCATGCGCGGCAGCCCGTTGCTGTCCCCGGTGGTGAACCAGGACGCCGAAGTCGAGGGCGATCCGTGGCCGACATTCCAGCAGGACCGGCTGTACGTCGTCCAACCCTCCAACCTGGCGATGACCGAAGTGGCCGTGGTCGACCTGATGACCGGGGGGCTGTCGACGGTGCCGATCGGCTCCGGCCCACAGCAGCCCGCGGAGCGCCCGAATCCGGTAGCTCCCGTGGAAGCCCAGGCGCCGGTGCCGGTTGTCGATTCGCCGCCCGCCGTGGTGCAGCAGGCCGCTCCCCGGCCCGCGCCCGTCCCCTCCCCGGAACCCGCGCCGCCGCCGCCGCCTCCGCCGCCACCACCACCGCCCCCGCCGCCGGCACCCGTCGCCGTGCCGCCGCCCGCACCCGAGCCGCCGGTGTACAACCCGCCGCCCGCGCCGGTGCCCGCTCCACCGCAACAGATTCAGGTGCAGATACCGGGTCTGCCGCCGATCGTCATCCCGATTCCGAACTGA
- a CDS encoding GntR family transcriptional regulator, giving the protein MVEARSRHEFVAVQLRKRIMQRQYAVGESLPSESMLCAEFEVSRGPVRQALATLKNEGLIQLSQGKPAVVRSHDITQTLDTFTPFTQWAHRTGRTAGSRTLEIARRRVSEPAARALGVAPDDFVVEVLRVRLLDGEPTMLERSTFTDRVGSLLFEFDIDSGSITDYLTSRGVRFESMEHVLDAVAAAQAEAEHLGIAPGSPLLRERRTSRDQHGDTFEYADDRYRPDLVAFSIVNARTVDPRSPSGDSNGL; this is encoded by the coding sequence ATGGTGGAAGCACGCTCCCGTCACGAGTTCGTCGCGGTTCAGCTCCGGAAGCGCATCATGCAGCGGCAGTACGCGGTGGGCGAGTCGCTGCCGAGCGAGAGCATGCTGTGCGCAGAATTCGAGGTGTCGCGCGGCCCGGTGCGCCAAGCCCTTGCGACGTTGAAGAACGAGGGGCTCATCCAGCTGTCCCAGGGCAAGCCGGCCGTGGTCCGCAGCCACGACATCACGCAGACCCTGGACACGTTCACGCCGTTCACCCAGTGGGCGCACCGCACCGGACGCACCGCGGGCAGCCGCACACTCGAGATCGCCCGACGCCGGGTGTCCGAGCCTGCCGCCCGCGCACTGGGAGTGGCACCGGACGACTTCGTCGTCGAGGTTCTCCGCGTCCGCCTGCTCGACGGCGAACCGACCATGCTCGAGCGGAGCACGTTCACCGACCGCGTCGGTTCCCTGCTGTTCGAGTTCGACATCGACTCCGGGTCGATCACCGACTACCTCACCTCCCGCGGCGTCCGATTCGAATCGATGGAGCACGTGCTCGACGCCGTCGCCGCCGCCCAGGCCGAGGCCGAACATCTCGGCATCGCCCCCGGCAGCCCCTTGCTGCGGGAACGCCGGACGTCGCGGGACCAGCACGGCGACACTTTCGAGTACGCCGACGACCGGTACCGGCCCGACCTCGTCGCCTTCAGCATCGTGAACGCCCGGACCGTCGACCCGCGGAGTCCGTCGGGCGACAGCAACGGTCTCTGA